A single genomic interval of Streptomyces graminofaciens harbors:
- a CDS encoding aldehyde dehydrogenase, whose amino-acid sequence MSAVTHDEWLHRAKTLVVPGAHHIDGADEPGGGDTFAVVSPRDGRTVAEVADGGPAEIDAAVAAARRAFDTGPWPRLAPAERGRALLRIADLLEEHRETLALAVSLEMGKPITDAYGIELRAAINTFRWYGQLADKLTDESPHTAPDALALITREPAGVVGAVVPWNFPLTLASWKVAPALAAGCTVVLKPSENSPLSALLLGRLATEAGLPPGVLNVVNGNGPVAGRALGLHPDVDVLAFTGSTAVGRHFLHYAADSNLKRVWLELGGKSPNIVLPDAPDLEKAAATAAWGIFFNQGEMCTAPSRLLVHSSVAEQVTEAIVRRARELRVGDPLDPATEMGPLVRDSHLERVLAHVRHGVEEGARLRTGGGRPHPESGGSYLEPTVFDGVDPGARLAREEIFGPVLSVLAFDDLDEAVRLANATEYGLAAGLWTSDLSTAHKVSRELKAGTVWVNCYEEGDLTVPFGGMKQSGNGRDKSAHALEKYTELKTTWIQL is encoded by the coding sequence ATGTCCGCCGTCACCCATGACGAGTGGCTCCACCGCGCCAAGACGCTGGTGGTGCCCGGCGCGCACCACATCGACGGTGCCGACGAACCGGGTGGCGGCGACACCTTCGCCGTCGTCTCGCCCCGCGACGGCCGGACCGTCGCCGAGGTCGCCGACGGCGGGCCCGCCGAGATCGACGCGGCCGTCGCCGCCGCCCGCCGGGCCTTCGACACCGGCCCCTGGCCGCGCCTCGCACCCGCCGAGCGCGGCCGGGCCCTGCTCCGCATCGCCGACCTGCTCGAAGAGCACCGCGAGACACTCGCCCTCGCGGTCAGCCTGGAGATGGGCAAGCCCATCACGGACGCGTACGGCATCGAACTGCGCGCCGCCATCAACACCTTCCGCTGGTACGGCCAGCTCGCCGACAAACTCACCGACGAGTCCCCGCACACCGCGCCGGACGCCCTCGCCCTGATCACCCGGGAACCCGCCGGCGTGGTCGGCGCGGTCGTCCCCTGGAACTTCCCGCTGACCTTGGCGAGCTGGAAGGTCGCCCCGGCCCTGGCCGCCGGCTGCACGGTCGTCCTCAAGCCCTCGGAGAACTCGCCCCTGTCGGCTCTGCTGCTCGGCCGCCTCGCGACCGAGGCCGGGCTGCCGCCGGGCGTCCTCAACGTCGTCAACGGCAACGGCCCGGTGGCCGGCCGCGCCCTCGGGCTCCACCCCGACGTCGACGTCCTCGCCTTCACCGGCTCCACCGCCGTCGGCCGCCACTTCCTGCACTACGCCGCCGACTCCAACCTCAAGCGTGTCTGGCTGGAGCTGGGTGGCAAGTCGCCCAACATCGTCCTCCCCGACGCCCCCGACCTGGAGAAGGCCGCCGCCACCGCCGCCTGGGGCATCTTCTTCAACCAGGGCGAGATGTGCACCGCCCCCTCCCGCCTCCTCGTCCACTCCTCCGTCGCCGAGCAGGTCACCGAGGCCATCGTCCGGCGGGCGCGGGAACTGCGCGTCGGCGACCCCCTCGACCCCGCCACCGAGATGGGGCCGCTCGTACGGGACAGCCACCTGGAACGCGTCCTCGCACACGTAAGGCACGGTGTCGAGGAGGGCGCGCGGCTGCGCACCGGCGGCGGACGCCCCCACCCCGAGTCGGGCGGCAGCTACCTCGAACCCACCGTCTTCGACGGCGTCGACCCCGGCGCCCGGCTCGCCCGTGAGGAGATCTTCGGCCCCGTCCTGTCGGTGCTGGCCTTCGACGACCTCGACGAGGCGGTACGGCTCGCCAACGCCACCGAGTACGGCCTCGCCGCCGGCCTGTGGACCTCCGACCTGTCGACCGCGCACAAGGTCTCGCGGGAGCTGAAGGCTGGCACGGTCTGGGTCAACTGCTACGAGGAGGGCGATCTGACGGTGCCGTTCGGCGGGATGAAGCAGTCCGGGAACGGGCGCGACAAGTCCGCGCACGCCCTGGAGAAGTACACCGAGCTCAAGACGACCTGGATCCAGCTGTGA
- a CDS encoding APC family permease has translation MDSPTAVENQTTAEASTAGKLKPNSLGVLGILFFVLSAQAPLTGIAGSVPISVAIGNGPGTPAAYAAAGVITLLFSVGFVAMGRHVVNAGAFYTYIGKGLGRSVGTGSAGIALFAYCAIQAAMYGLYGATVSGLIAHYADADVAWWLCSLVTMVIVQVLGAAGIEMGAKVLAVFVLAEFSILSVFALVTFFKGGGPEGLGLAQSFSPGEALEGAPGVALMFAVASMIGFEATAIYGEEAREPRRTVPRATYLSVALVTGFFAFTSWMLVSAYGASKAPAAAGKALESGDSTAFVFAPIADLFGAWVNDVLPILLATSLFAGILAFHNSANRYLFSLGRDGLLPGALTKINRRHSPGVAGTVQTAVAVLLVVPFALAGKDPVLTLFSWGSGVAVLGIMLLYFLTSASVVVFFRRERLDTRPWNTLIAPGLGALGIVGAIWLVVENFTTLIGGDSGTAIWLELSIPAVMLLGIVGARLKRPAATAADG, from the coding sequence GTGGACAGTCCGACGGCGGTCGAGAACCAGACCACGGCCGAGGCCTCCACCGCAGGCAAGCTCAAGCCCAACTCCCTCGGCGTGCTGGGCATCCTCTTCTTCGTCCTCTCCGCCCAGGCGCCGCTCACCGGCATCGCGGGCTCCGTCCCCATCTCCGTAGCCATCGGCAACGGCCCCGGCACCCCCGCCGCCTACGCGGCCGCCGGTGTGATCACCCTGCTCTTCTCGGTCGGTTTCGTGGCCATGGGCCGGCACGTCGTCAACGCCGGCGCCTTCTACACGTATATCGGCAAAGGCCTCGGCCGCTCCGTCGGCACCGGCAGCGCCGGGATCGCCCTCTTCGCCTACTGCGCCATCCAGGCCGCCATGTACGGCCTCTACGGGGCGACGGTCAGCGGCCTCATCGCGCACTACGCGGACGCCGACGTCGCCTGGTGGCTGTGTTCCCTGGTCACCATGGTGATCGTCCAGGTGCTGGGCGCCGCGGGCATCGAGATGGGCGCCAAGGTGCTGGCCGTCTTCGTCCTGGCGGAGTTCAGCATCCTGAGCGTCTTCGCGCTCGTCACGTTCTTCAAGGGCGGCGGCCCGGAAGGCCTCGGCCTCGCGCAGTCGTTCTCGCCGGGGGAGGCCCTCGAAGGCGCCCCGGGTGTGGCACTGATGTTCGCGGTCGCGTCGATGATCGGCTTCGAGGCCACCGCGATCTACGGCGAGGAGGCCCGCGAGCCACGCAGGACGGTCCCACGGGCGACCTATCTGTCCGTCGCCCTCGTCACCGGCTTCTTCGCCTTCACCTCGTGGATGCTCGTCTCCGCCTACGGCGCCTCGAAGGCCCCCGCGGCCGCCGGCAAGGCACTGGAGAGCGGTGACTCCACGGCGTTCGTCTTCGCCCCCATCGCGGACCTGTTCGGCGCCTGGGTTAACGACGTCCTGCCGATCCTGCTGGCCACCTCCCTCTTCGCCGGCATCCTCGCCTTCCACAACTCCGCCAACCGCTACCTGTTCTCGCTCGGCCGCGACGGACTCCTGCCCGGCGCGCTGACGAAGATCAACCGCCGTCACTCGCCCGGCGTCGCGGGCACCGTCCAGACGGCCGTCGCCGTGCTGCTGGTCGTCCCCTTCGCGCTGGCCGGCAAGGACCCGGTGCTCACCCTGTTCTCCTGGGGCAGCGGCGTGGCCGTCCTGGGGATCATGCTGCTCTACTTCCTGACCTCGGCCTCCGTGGTCGTCTTCTTCCGCCGGGAGCGCCTCGACACCCGGCCCTGGAACACCCTGATCGCACCGGGGCTGGGCGCGCTCGGCATCGTCGGCGCGATCTGGCTCGTCGTCGAGAACTTCACCACCCTCATCGGCGGCGACAGCGGCACGGCGATCTGGCTGGAGCTGTCGATCCCGGCCGTGATGCTGCTGGGCATCGTCGGCGCCCGGCTCAAGCGCCCGGCCGCGACCGCCGCCGACGGCTGA
- a CDS encoding helix-turn-helix transcriptional regulator: MLDHHQIAAATRIGMLTRERDTASACAQALLELGRALPLDSATLLEMDPLTGTYVQIAGIGYDAEVSEALAAEFVSTPWYKTVLRSEIPPSISEDAEDPGERYRDGWFYAERMRPAGVRDAVTGALRHHGRVVGLITLSTADPDAYDIGTRRLLASLLPALGVLADPTAHAGDLHDLPADGGASLVVADEALDIPGRLPARVLEDTEFRRLLRAFADSHGARLRLLWPVGQDWYRVTLRRHTLGTAVVRRAVLVHETPVPLPYGLSPRELEVLTRAATGQTNQAIAQALYLSPRTVHTHVEHLLRKTGAASRAQATALAVRDGLLRPTAEDIERFVERPPGG; this comes from the coding sequence ATGCTCGACCACCACCAGATCGCGGCAGCCACCCGCATCGGCATGCTCACCCGCGAACGCGACACCGCGTCCGCCTGCGCCCAGGCCCTGCTCGAACTGGGCCGTGCCCTGCCCCTCGACAGCGCCACCCTGCTGGAGATGGACCCGCTGACCGGCACCTATGTGCAGATCGCGGGTATCGGCTACGACGCCGAGGTCTCCGAGGCACTGGCCGCCGAGTTCGTCTCGACCCCCTGGTACAAGACCGTCCTGCGCAGCGAGATCCCGCCCTCCATCTCCGAGGACGCCGAGGACCCGGGGGAGCGCTACCGCGACGGCTGGTTCTACGCCGAGCGGATGCGCCCGGCGGGCGTCCGCGACGCCGTGACCGGTGCCCTGCGCCACCACGGCCGCGTCGTCGGACTGATCACCCTCTCCACCGCGGACCCCGACGCCTACGACATCGGCACCCGCCGCCTGCTGGCCTCCCTCCTGCCCGCCCTGGGCGTTCTCGCCGACCCCACCGCACACGCCGGCGACCTGCACGACCTGCCGGCGGACGGAGGCGCGAGCCTGGTCGTCGCCGACGAGGCCCTCGACATCCCCGGCCGCCTCCCGGCCCGGGTGCTCGAGGACACCGAGTTCCGCCGCCTGCTGCGCGCCTTCGCCGACTCGCACGGCGCACGCCTGCGCCTGCTGTGGCCCGTCGGCCAGGACTGGTACCGGGTCACGCTCCGCCGCCACACCCTCGGCACGGCCGTCGTACGCCGGGCGGTCCTGGTGCACGAGACGCCCGTGCCGTTGCCGTACGGACTCAGCCCGCGCGAGCTGGAGGTGCTCACCCGGGCGGCCACCGGACAGACCAACCAGGCCATCGCGCAGGCGCTGTACCTGTCCCCGCGCACCGTGCACACCCATGTCGAGCACCTGCTGCGCAAGACCGGCGCCGCCTCCCGCGCGCAGGCCACGGCCCTCGCCGTACGGGACGGGCTGCTCCGCCCGACCGCCGAGGACATCGAACGCTTCGTCGAGAGACCGCCCGGAGGCTGA
- a CDS encoding amidohydrolase — MSDTSPTLVLTGGQVLTVDSAFTVAEGVAVRGREIVAVGTDAEMRALAGPTTRIVELAGRTVLPGINDSHLHGAAYGLSKPPFAIDVAHPTVGSIADITAVVAEAVRKAQPGEWIVGLGWDPGYLAECLADQGRFPHRADLDAVAPDHPVCLTDFSQHMLWANSAALRLCGIDADTEAPDGGVVDRDADGLPTGILRESAQGLLQAALPSPTVADRRQAIRNVVAELHSRGITSYTEPGLGPGGSETLFGGLSTANWTAYADLAATGGLHARVSVLLFPAPMGGSAADVRKGLLELHRPETADPRLLNAIGVKIFADGVPPNRTAWMNEPYLDGGHGSLCVHGRTPELQVDELYDMIRIAHEAGYQLGVHVTGDRAIDTVVQAFLAANEAAPRPDARHYVIHGDFISSESLADLAAHGYGVNMNPAIKWTISDLMEEVVGPERSAYEWPVRSAFDAGVAVCASSDAPITEPDWRQGVAGMLLRESKASGRVSGPEQRVGLTEALRAYTINPARQDFAEDWKGSVEVGKVADLCVLDRPLLDIDPRDITGVQVDMTVFDGGVVFER; from the coding sequence GTGAGCGACACTTCCCCCACCCTCGTCCTGACCGGCGGTCAGGTCCTCACCGTCGACTCCGCGTTCACCGTCGCCGAGGGCGTGGCCGTGCGCGGCCGGGAGATCGTCGCGGTCGGCACGGACGCCGAGATGCGCGCGCTGGCCGGGCCGACGACGAGGATCGTGGAGCTGGCGGGGCGGACCGTCCTGCCGGGCATCAACGACTCGCATCTGCACGGCGCCGCGTACGGTCTGTCCAAGCCGCCGTTCGCCATCGACGTCGCCCATCCGACGGTCGGCTCGATCGCCGACATCACCGCGGTCGTGGCCGAGGCCGTACGCAAGGCCCAGCCCGGCGAGTGGATCGTCGGCCTCGGCTGGGACCCCGGCTATCTCGCCGAGTGTCTGGCCGATCAGGGCCGGTTCCCGCACCGCGCGGACCTGGACGCGGTGGCGCCCGACCACCCCGTCTGTCTGACGGACTTCTCGCAGCACATGCTGTGGGCGAACAGCGCGGCCCTGCGCCTGTGCGGCATCGACGCCGACACCGAAGCGCCCGACGGCGGTGTCGTCGACCGGGACGCCGACGGCCTGCCCACCGGCATCCTGCGCGAGTCCGCCCAGGGGCTGCTCCAGGCCGCTCTGCCCTCCCCCACGGTCGCCGACCGCCGCCAGGCCATCCGCAACGTCGTCGCCGAACTCCACTCGCGGGGCATCACCAGCTACACCGAGCCCGGCCTCGGCCCCGGCGGCTCCGAAACCCTCTTCGGCGGGCTGAGCACCGCCAACTGGACCGCGTACGCCGACCTGGCCGCGACCGGCGGCCTTCACGCCCGGGTCAGCGTCCTGCTGTTCCCCGCGCCCATGGGCGGCTCCGCCGCCGACGTACGCAAGGGCCTGCTCGAACTTCACCGTCCCGAGACCGCCGACCCCCGGCTGCTCAACGCCATCGGCGTGAAGATCTTCGCCGACGGCGTCCCCCCGAACCGTACGGCCTGGATGAACGAGCCCTACCTCGACGGCGGCCACGGCTCCCTGTGCGTGCACGGCCGCACGCCCGAGCTGCAGGTGGACGAGCTGTACGACATGATCCGCATCGCGCACGAGGCGGGCTACCAGCTCGGCGTGCACGTCACCGGCGACCGGGCGATCGACACCGTGGTGCAGGCGTTCCTCGCCGCGAACGAGGCCGCGCCCCGGCCCGACGCCCGGCACTACGTCATCCACGGCGACTTCATCAGCAGCGAAAGCCTCGCCGACCTGGCCGCGCACGGCTACGGCGTGAACATGAACCCGGCCATCAAGTGGACGATCTCCGACCTGATGGAGGAGGTCGTGGGCCCGGAGCGCTCGGCGTACGAGTGGCCCGTGCGGTCGGCCTTCGACGCGGGCGTCGCCGTGTGCGCCAGCTCCGACGCGCCCATCACCGAGCCCGACTGGCGGCAGGGCGTCGCCGGGATGCTGCTGCGCGAGTCCAAGGCCAGCGGCCGGGTCAGCGGCCCCGAGCAGCGCGTGGGGCTGACGGAGGCACTGCGGGCGTACACGATCAACCCGGCCCGCCAGGACTTCGCGGAGGACTGGAAGGGGTCCGTCGAGGTCGGCAAGGTGGCCGACCTGTGCGTCCTGGACCGGCCGCTGCTGGACATCGACCCGCGTGACATCACCGGGGTCCAGGTCGACATGACGGTGTTCGACGGAGGGGTCGTCTTCGAGCGTTGA
- a CDS encoding MarR family winged helix-turn-helix transcriptional regulator, translating to MPGQRSITEAEKLAAAKLGGFPIRREQMAAVANIYRAASAVRQHLENSVLRGSDLTWTAFVVLWVVWVWGETETRHVAEEAGISKGTLTGVARTLESRGLLRRADHPTDGRLVLLSLTDKGEELMQRVFPQFNDEEAFVTGRLSDEECRSLAEGLRSVVLQVEEHGEERRRTLLDGAEPAPRRSGRRPKA from the coding sequence GTGCCCGGCCAGCGATCCATCACCGAAGCCGAGAAGCTCGCCGCGGCGAAACTCGGCGGGTTCCCGATCCGCCGGGAGCAGATGGCGGCGGTGGCCAACATCTACCGCGCCGCCTCGGCGGTACGGCAACACCTGGAGAACTCGGTGCTGCGCGGCTCCGACCTCACCTGGACGGCGTTCGTCGTGCTGTGGGTGGTGTGGGTGTGGGGCGAGACCGAGACCCGGCACGTGGCGGAGGAGGCGGGCATCTCCAAGGGCACGCTCACCGGGGTGGCGCGCACCCTGGAGTCGCGCGGGCTGCTGCGGCGGGCCGACCACCCCACCGACGGACGGCTGGTGCTGCTGAGCCTCACCGACAAGGGCGAGGAGCTGATGCAGCGGGTGTTCCCGCAGTTCAACGACGAGGAGGCGTTCGTCACCGGGCGGCTGAGCGACGAGGAGTGCCGCAGTCTCGCGGAGGGGCTGCGCAGTGTCGTGCTCCAGGTCGAGGAGCACGGCGAGGAGCGTCGCCGGACCCTGCTCGACGGCGCCGAACCCGCGCCCCGCCGCAGCGGTCGCCGCCCGAAGGCCTGA
- a CDS encoding sugar ABC transporter substrate-binding protein has translation MTSSPYSAVPASRRKFLAWSAGALATTGLAATGCSAPEGSGSAKAADSSPTARKLAKIGLDYPFTQIPLYATLVKLSTAAAKKHDVKLLTTSDASNPDTQATNLNTWVTQKMPAIVSFPMVFEAAEPIAKAALEAGLIWVTYGGTLENQSADIQFSFRESGTLLGEAAAKWANEELGGKGKIAFLVDNTIELGRERTKGMIDAFTKLAPGVDVVAQEQAIDPDTGLSKSNALLAKHRDLNIILGITDAAAYGGYKAFQQAGRKKSDAKTFVGGQDGAAPSLLAIKQGTFYRASSALAPQAISNAIVDVPLAVAAGKKDASVQVPVKLVQTGDTAEIDALLAQNA, from the coding sequence ATGACCAGTTCCCCGTACTCCGCCGTCCCCGCCTCCCGCAGGAAGTTCCTCGCGTGGTCCGCCGGAGCCCTCGCCACGACCGGGCTGGCCGCCACGGGCTGTAGCGCCCCGGAGGGGAGCGGCTCGGCGAAGGCAGCGGACTCGTCCCCGACCGCCAGAAAGCTCGCGAAGATCGGCCTGGACTACCCCTTCACCCAGATCCCGCTCTACGCCACGCTGGTGAAGCTCTCCACGGCTGCCGCGAAGAAGCACGACGTCAAGCTGCTGACGACGAGCGACGCGAGCAACCCCGACACCCAGGCCACCAACCTCAACACCTGGGTCACCCAGAAGATGCCGGCGATCGTCTCGTTCCCGATGGTCTTCGAGGCCGCCGAGCCGATCGCCAAGGCCGCGCTGGAGGCCGGTCTGATCTGGGTCACGTACGGCGGGACCCTGGAGAACCAAAGCGCCGACATCCAGTTCAGCTTCCGGGAGAGCGGCACGCTGCTCGGCGAGGCGGCGGCGAAGTGGGCCAACGAGGAGCTGGGCGGGAAGGGGAAGATCGCGTTCCTGGTCGACAACACGATCGAGCTGGGCCGGGAGCGCACGAAGGGCATGATCGACGCGTTCACCAAGCTCGCGCCCGGTGTCGACGTGGTCGCGCAGGAGCAGGCCATCGACCCCGACACGGGGCTGTCGAAGTCCAACGCGCTCCTCGCCAAGCACCGCGACCTCAACATCATCCTGGGGATCACGGACGCGGCGGCGTACGGCGGTTACAAGGCCTTCCAGCAGGCCGGGCGGAAGAAGAGCGACGCGAAGACGTTCGTCGGCGGGCAGGACGGCGCGGCCCCCTCGCTCCTCGCCATCAAGCAGGGCACCTTCTACCGGGCCTCCTCCGCGCTCGCCCCGCAGGCCATCTCCAACGCGATCGTCGACGTGCCGCTCGCCGTGGCCGCCGGGAAGAAGGACGCGAGCGTGCAGGTGCCGGTGAAGCTGGTCCAGACGGGCGACACGGCGGAGATCGACGCGCTGCTCGCCCAGAACGCGTAG
- a CDS encoding ABC transporter permease, which produces MTTATTATAAERAVPGPRALAARGLATLRRHPLLPVLTLMVLVFQVSTGSFLDPGNLRGIATDAAALAIVAVPLALLVISGYLDLSVGSTLALGALVAGWLAGEQAQSPVVAVLGALAVGAAVGAVNGVLCCYLGLSPFIVTLGMLAAVRGLAQQLFPLPLSGFGDGFAWLGGARIAGIAAPVVIAAAVLVAGALFLAYTPTGRHVFAIGVNREAAYLSGIDVRRTPFALFVVTGTAAALAGAIKASVLDSVVSGTSGAGFELTVLTAVLLGGVALSGGSGSVLGVLLGVLFLGCLQNGLTLLSVPTFWQQMAQGVALVAGAALAYFGPRPTR; this is translated from the coding sequence ATGACCACCGCGACCACGGCGACCGCCGCCGAACGTGCCGTGCCCGGCCCGCGCGCCCTGGCCGCGCGCGGGCTGGCGACCCTGCGGCGCCACCCGCTCCTTCCCGTTCTCACCCTGATGGTGCTGGTGTTCCAGGTGTCCACGGGCAGCTTCCTCGACCCGGGCAATCTGCGCGGGATCGCCACCGACGCGGCCGCGCTGGCCATCGTCGCCGTACCGCTGGCCCTGCTCGTCATCAGCGGCTATCTCGATCTGTCGGTCGGCTCCACGCTCGCGCTGGGCGCGCTCGTCGCCGGTTGGCTCGCGGGCGAACAGGCCCAGTCCCCCGTCGTCGCCGTGCTCGGCGCGCTCGCCGTCGGCGCGGCCGTCGGGGCCGTGAACGGGGTGCTCTGCTGCTACCTGGGGCTGTCGCCGTTCATCGTGACGCTGGGCATGCTGGCGGCCGTGCGCGGACTCGCCCAGCAGCTCTTCCCACTGCCGCTCAGCGGGTTCGGCGACGGGTTCGCATGGCTGGGCGGCGCGCGGATCGCCGGGATCGCGGCGCCGGTGGTGATCGCCGCGGCCGTACTGGTCGCCGGGGCACTGTTCCTGGCGTACACGCCGACCGGACGGCATGTGTTCGCGATCGGGGTGAACCGGGAGGCCGCGTACCTCTCCGGCATCGACGTCCGCCGTACGCCGTTCGCGCTGTTCGTGGTCACCGGTACGGCGGCGGCACTGGCCGGAGCCATCAAGGCGTCGGTGCTGGACAGTGTGGTCTCGGGCACCTCGGGCGCGGGCTTCGAGCTGACGGTCCTCACCGCCGTCCTGCTGGGCGGCGTGGCGCTCAGCGGGGGCTCCGGTTCGGTCCTCGGTGTGCTGCTCGGCGTGCTGTTCCTCGGCTGTCTGCAGAACGGGCTGACACTGCTGAGCGTGCCGACGTTCTGGCAGCAGATGGCTCAGGGCGTGGCCCTGGTGGCGGGCGCCGCGCTCGCGTACTTCGGCCCACGACCGACCCGATGA
- a CDS encoding gamma-glutamyl-gamma-aminobutyrate hydrolase family protein, with product MTRPLIAIPARFSATTSALRYAAEVNARALVEAVWRAGGEPATIHPADSDVASRLARFDGVLLPGGGDLAPHRYSAAEVHDSVYDVDDLQDAFDLEVARRAVESGVPLLAICRGLQVVNVALGGTLEQDMGGPEREHRHVVHPVAIRRGTLLEQAVGAGKAEASCYHHQRVDRLADGLEATARATDDTVEGFELPGARGWFTAVQWHPEDTAHEDPAQQGLFDALVRAARQHGERRGRLPDHP from the coding sequence GTGACCCGGCCACTGATCGCGATACCGGCCCGCTTCTCGGCCACCACGTCCGCCCTCCGGTACGCGGCCGAGGTCAACGCCCGCGCGCTGGTCGAGGCCGTCTGGCGGGCCGGCGGCGAACCGGCGACCATCCATCCCGCGGACAGCGACGTCGCCTCCCGCCTCGCCCGCTTCGACGGCGTCCTCCTCCCCGGCGGCGGCGACCTCGCCCCGCACCGCTACAGCGCGGCCGAGGTCCACGACAGCGTGTACGACGTCGACGACCTCCAGGACGCCTTCGACCTCGAAGTGGCCCGCCGGGCCGTCGAGTCGGGCGTCCCCCTGCTGGCGATCTGCCGCGGACTCCAGGTCGTCAACGTCGCCCTCGGCGGCACCCTGGAGCAGGACATGGGCGGCCCCGAACGGGAGCACAGACACGTCGTCCACCCCGTCGCGATCCGGCGCGGCACACTGCTGGAGCAGGCCGTCGGAGCCGGTAAGGCGGAGGCGTCCTGCTACCACCACCAGCGGGTCGACCGCCTCGCAGACGGACTGGAGGCCACCGCGCGCGCCACCGACGACACCGTCGAGGGATTCGAACTCCCCGGCGCCCGGGGCTGGTTCACAGCCGTCCAGTGGCACCCCGAGGACACCGCGCACGAGGACCCGGCCCAGCAGGGGCTCTTCGACGCGTTGGTGCGAGCGGCCCGGCAACACGGCGAGCGGCGGGGGCGGTTGCCGGACCACCCTTAG
- a CDS encoding sugar ABC transporter ATP-binding protein, protein MADMTDPTGWSGVTDAVAATGTAGVADAAHPPNLRITSLSKSFGGVRALDGVDLTVPGGQVHALLGHNGAGKSTLIKCLGGAFPPDSGTIEVGGVPYPRLSPRESIAAGVAIIFQTLSVVDSLTVTENIFLGQEWTRYGRIDRRAQEKVAAELLDRVAASCSPRDRVAELPMGQRQLVEIAKALSRSASVLVLDEPTAALSGAESDALAARVEDLRGQGLAIVYVTHLLAEVERLADAVTVLRDGRVTHHSTGAGQSRRELVEAITGSRGPAAAASAAGGGTDKGARPIAPGPDRAETSPKSPAPTPARLSVRSLRGPGFGPVDLTVGEGEIVGLYGLIGSGRTRVLETLFGRRRASGGTVRVGERVVAPARPADALAAGIALVPADRRAQGLFPMLTAQDNVLLPSVRTLARRGVRALGAERRVFGSLAEAVGLRPARPGLPAAAFSGGNQQKLLLGRWINEARKVDVLLLDEPTQGVDVGARQEIYDVVSTLARQRGTAVLFASSDPEEAATLAHRCLVVDRGRIIAELSGAELTEEALLSAVHDAGTHTSDDDSDLPPPSTTPADPATPHPPAREGAA, encoded by the coding sequence ATGGCTGACATGACCGACCCGACCGGGTGGTCCGGGGTGACGGACGCGGTCGCGGCGACCGGAACGGCCGGGGTCGCCGACGCGGCCCACCCGCCGAATCTGCGGATCACCTCGCTGAGCAAGTCCTTCGGCGGGGTGCGGGCCCTGGACGGTGTGGATCTGACGGTGCCCGGTGGGCAGGTCCACGCCCTCCTCGGGCACAACGGGGCCGGGAAGTCGACCCTGATCAAGTGCCTGGGCGGTGCGTTCCCGCCGGACTCGGGGACGATCGAGGTGGGCGGCGTGCCGTACCCCCGGCTCAGCCCTCGCGAGTCGATCGCGGCCGGGGTGGCGATCATCTTCCAGACGCTGAGCGTCGTGGACTCCCTGACCGTCACCGAGAACATCTTCCTCGGCCAGGAATGGACCCGCTACGGCCGGATCGACCGCCGGGCCCAGGAGAAGGTGGCCGCCGAACTCCTCGACCGGGTCGCCGCGAGCTGCTCGCCGCGCGACCGGGTGGCTGAACTCCCCATGGGACAGCGCCAGTTGGTCGAGATCGCCAAGGCGCTCAGTCGCAGCGCCTCGGTCCTGGTCCTGGACGAGCCCACGGCCGCGCTGTCGGGCGCCGAGAGCGACGCCCTGGCCGCACGGGTCGAGGACCTGCGCGGCCAGGGTCTCGCTATCGTCTACGTCACCCATCTGCTGGCGGAGGTGGAACGGCTGGCGGACGCGGTGACCGTGCTGCGGGACGGCCGGGTCACCCACCATTCGACGGGGGCCGGGCAGAGCCGCCGGGAGCTCGTCGAGGCGATCACGGGGAGCCGGGGTCCGGCTGCGGCGGCCTCGGCTGCCGGGGGCGGCACGGACAAGGGGGCCCGGCCGATCGCCCCCGGGCCCGACCGCGCCGAGACCTCTCCAAAGTCCCCCGCGCCCACTCCCGCCCGCCTCAGCGTCCGTTCCCTGCGCGGCCCCGGCTTCGGTCCCGTCGATCTCACCGTCGGTGAGGGCGAGATCGTGGGGCTGTACGGGCTGATCGGGTCCGGGCGTACCCGGGTGCTGGAGACGCTGTTCGGGCGGCGCCGGGCCTCCGGTGGGACCGTGCGGGTCGGGGAGCGGGTCGTCGCGCCCGCCCGGCCGGCCGACGCGCTCGCCGCCGGGATCGCGCTGGTGCCTGCGGACCGGCGCGCCCAGGGGCTCTTCCCGATGCTGACCGCGCAGGACAACGTGCTGTTGCCGTCCGTGCGCACGCTCGCCCGGCGCGGGGTGCGGGCGCTCGGTGCCGAGCGGCGGGTCTTCGGCTCGCTCGCCGAGGCGGTCGGGCTGCGGCCCGCCCGGCCGGGGCTGCCGGCCGCCGCCTTCTCCGGTGGCAACCAGCAGAAACTGCTGCTCGGCCGGTGGATCAACGAGGCCCGCAAGGTCGACGTCCTGCTGCTGGACGAGCCGACCCAGGGGGTCGACGTCGGTGCCCGCCAGGAGATCTACGACGTCGTCTCCACGCTCGCGCGGCAGCGCGGCACGGCCGTGCTGTTCGCCTCCAGCGACCCGGAGGAGGCCGCCACCCTCGCCCACCGCTGCCTGGTCGTCGACCGGGGACGGATCATCGCCGAACTGTCGGGGGCCGAACTCACCGAAGAGGCCCTGCTGTCGGCCGTGCACGACGCCGGCACGCACACATCCGACGACGACAGCGACCTACCTCCCCCATCCACCACGCCGGCCGACCCGGCCACCCCGCACCCCCCTGCCCGCGAAGGAGCAGCATGA